Proteins co-encoded in one uncultured Draconibacterium sp. genomic window:
- a CDS encoding lipoprotein signal peptidase → MSRSVKSLIIIFSILIVDQVLKFWIKTNLSIGDEIVVFKDWFILHFVENNGMAFGFEFAGEYGKIFLSVFRIVAVIAIGWYLFKLARQKEVPFGFVACIALIFAGAIGNIIDSLFYGMIFNHSYGQVATLFPAEGGYSSFLHGRVVDMLYFPLLEGRYPEWIPKIGGNPFLFFRPVFNIADSAITVGIFSILLFYRKYFNKPEQSKSEEPKAAQTA, encoded by the coding sequence ATGTCGCGTTCCGTAAAATCACTGATAATTATATTCTCCATTTTAATTGTCGATCAGGTTCTGAAATTCTGGATTAAAACCAACCTATCGATTGGCGATGAAATTGTGGTGTTTAAAGATTGGTTTATCCTTCATTTTGTTGAAAATAACGGTATGGCCTTCGGTTTTGAGTTTGCCGGTGAATACGGAAAAATATTCTTAAGTGTTTTTCGTATTGTGGCGGTAATAGCAATTGGTTGGTATCTGTTTAAACTGGCCAGACAAAAAGAAGTGCCTTTTGGTTTTGTGGCTTGTATTGCGCTGATTTTTGCCGGTGCCATCGGGAATATTATCGACAGTCTTTTTTATGGAATGATATTCAATCACAGTTATGGTCAGGTGGCTACATTGTTTCCTGCTGAAGGCGGTTATTCCAGCTTTCTGCACGGAAGAGTGGTTGATATGTTATATTTTCCGTTGCTTGAAGGTCGCTATCCCGAGTGGATACCCAAAATTGGAGGAAATCCTTTTCTTTTTTTCCGTCCGGTTTTTAATATCGCCGATTCGGCAATTACAGTAGGCATTTTTTCAATTTTGCTATTCTATCGTAAGTATTTTAATAAGCCCGAACAAAGCAAAAGCGAAGAACCCAAAGCAGCGCAAACAGCTTAG
- a CDS encoding CPBP family intramembrane glutamic endopeptidase codes for MEFTAFRDLKPFSQLFFAAFVVVASILIFFVVSLVVAIPVWGFDTVLHLPPINSETPQNVINLYKFIQVVQAIGFFIVPPFILGYLFHGKSNEYLYLNKTFNSQSVILVVAMMFFAAPFINLIGELNSNMSFPEWLSGVEEWMRNAEENAAEITEAFLNVKTIGGLAFNVFMVALLPALGEELLFRGVIQKIFSKITRSHHWGIWISAILFSALHMQFYGFVPRVLLGALFGYLLVWSGSMWLPIIAHFLNNAIAVIAIYLINNGLMNPQYEKIGSTSDSYYMAGVSLALTLVFLLMYKRYNAGKEIPL; via the coding sequence ATGGAATTTACTGCATTCAGAGATCTGAAACCGTTCTCACAATTATTTTTTGCTGCATTTGTTGTGGTAGCCAGCATTTTAATATTCTTTGTCGTGTCGCTTGTTGTGGCCATTCCAGTTTGGGGCTTCGATACTGTTTTGCACCTTCCGCCCATAAATTCAGAAACGCCACAAAATGTTATTAACCTCTATAAATTCATCCAGGTTGTTCAGGCGATCGGCTTTTTTATCGTTCCTCCGTTTATTTTAGGCTACCTCTTTCATGGCAAATCAAACGAATACCTTTATCTCAATAAAACCTTTAATTCGCAAAGTGTAATTCTGGTTGTTGCAATGATGTTTTTTGCCGCTCCGTTTATTAACCTTATCGGTGAACTGAACAGCAACATGAGTTTCCCCGAATGGCTATCGGGAGTGGAAGAATGGATGCGCAATGCAGAAGAAAATGCCGCCGAAATTACCGAAGCATTTTTAAATGTAAAAACCATTGGCGGACTTGCATTCAATGTATTTATGGTTGCACTACTTCCGGCACTTGGCGAAGAGCTTTTGTTCCGTGGAGTTATTCAAAAAATATTTAGCAAAATTACGCGCAGTCACCATTGGGGAATCTGGATTTCTGCCATACTTTTCAGCGCTTTGCACATGCAGTTTTACGGTTTTGTTCCGCGAGTTTTGCTCGGTGCTTTATTTGGTTACTTACTGGTTTGGAGCGGCTCAATGTGGTTACCCATTATCGCCCATTTTCTAAATAATGCCATTGCTGTAATTGCCATATATCTTATAAACAACGGCTTAATGAATCCACAGTACGAAAAAATTGGCTCAACATCTGACAGCTATTATATGGCCGGAGTTAGTCTGGCGTTAACGCTTGTTTTTCTACTGATGTATAAACGATATAATGCCGGCAAAGAAATTCCTTTATAA
- a CDS encoding succinate dehydrogenase/fumarate reductase iron-sulfur subunit, translated as MADKILKKLKIKVWRQKNAKSKGKFETYTIENISTGSSFLEMMDILNFQLIEEGIDPIAFDHDCREGICGTCSLYINGRPHGPDTEVTTCQLHMRKFKDGETITIEPWRARAFPVIKDLVVDRTAFEKILQAGGFVSVNTGGVPDANTIPIPKDDAEESMDAAACIGCGACVAACKNSSAMLFVSAKVSHLAKLPQGKVEAASRAKNMVSKMDELGFGGCTNTQACEAECPKSISITNIARLNREYLKARISE; from the coding sequence ATGGCTGATAAGATTCTTAAAAAACTCAAAATAAAAGTTTGGCGTCAGAAGAATGCCAAATCAAAAGGTAAATTCGAAACATATACAATCGAAAATATCTCAACCGGGTCTTCTTTCCTTGAAATGATGGATATTCTGAATTTCCAGCTTATTGAAGAAGGAATCGACCCAATTGCTTTCGACCACGATTGCCGCGAAGGTATCTGTGGTACTTGTAGTCTTTATATTAATGGTCGCCCACACGGACCAGACACTGAGGTTACTACTTGCCAGTTGCACATGCGTAAGTTCAAAGATGGCGAAACCATTACGATTGAGCCATGGCGTGCACGTGCCTTCCCGGTAATTAAAGACCTTGTGGTTGACCGTACTGCCTTCGAAAAAATTCTTCAGGCGGGTGGTTTTGTATCGGTAAATACCGGTGGTGTTCCTGATGCGAACACAATTCCTATTCCGAAAGACGATGCTGAAGAATCAATGGATGCAGCAGCATGTATCGGTTGTGGTGCCTGTGTGGCAGCTTGTAAAAACTCGTCGGCTATGTTGTTTGTTTCGGCAAAAGTTTCGCACCTGGCTAAATTGCCACAAGGTAAAGTTGAAGCTGCAAGTCGTGCTAAAAACATGGTGTCGAAAATGGATGAACTTGGTTTTGGTGGTTGTACCAATACGCAGGCTTGCGAGGCCGAGTGTCCGAAGAGTATTTCCATTACAAACATTGCACGTTTGAACCGCGAATACCTGAAAGCAAGAATTAGCGAATAA
- the cysS gene encoding cysteine--tRNA ligase, which translates to MSQLYIYNTLSRKKEAFEPLVEGRVGLYVCGPTVYSNSHLGHARPFITFDLLYRYLTFLGNKVRYVRNITDVGHLEDEVEGVGEDRIAKKARLEQLEPMEVVQKYMNTFHRNMDDLNVTPPSIEPRASGHIIEQIQVIEGILKNGYAYEANGSVYFDVEKYNNDYKYGKLSGRNLDDIKTNTRKLDGQDEKKNSFDFALWKKAAPEHIMRWPSRWSDGFPGWHLECSAMSTKYLGEQFDIHGGGMDLTFPHHECEIAQNTACRGQESVRYWMHNNMITINGQKMARSLGNFITLDELFTGTHEILEQAYSPMTIRFFILQAHYRSTIDFSNEALQASEKGLERLMAALKTLSELTPSDASTVDIVSLKEKCFAALSDDLNSPIAIAHLFDGVKIINSIKAGSEKISAADLEDLKAFYNAVVFDILGLKEEGETGRGNNEVLGGAVELLINLRKDAKANKDWGTADKIRDELNAIGIELKDTKDGVEWSVK; encoded by the coding sequence ATGAGTCAACTTTATATCTATAACACGCTTAGCCGAAAAAAGGAAGCGTTTGAACCGCTCGTTGAAGGTCGCGTTGGTTTGTACGTATGTGGGCCAACAGTTTACAGCAACTCGCACCTTGGTCACGCCCGCCCGTTTATCACGTTTGATTTGTTGTACCGTTACCTTACTTTCCTCGGAAACAAAGTTCGTTACGTGCGCAACATTACCGATGTTGGTCACCTTGAAGATGAGGTGGAAGGTGTTGGCGAAGACCGCATAGCCAAAAAGGCGCGCCTGGAGCAGCTGGAACCCATGGAAGTGGTTCAGAAATACATGAACACATTCCATCGTAATATGGACGATTTAAATGTTACGCCTCCGAGTATTGAGCCGCGTGCTTCGGGGCATATCATCGAGCAAATTCAGGTTATTGAAGGCATTCTGAAAAACGGATATGCTTACGAGGCCAATGGTTCGGTTTATTTCGATGTAGAAAAATATAACAACGATTATAAATACGGAAAACTTTCCGGTCGTAATCTGGATGATATAAAAACCAACACCCGCAAATTAGACGGGCAGGATGAGAAGAAAAATTCTTTTGATTTTGCCTTGTGGAAAAAAGCGGCGCCGGAACATATTATGCGCTGGCCTTCGCGCTGGAGCGATGGTTTTCCGGGATGGCACCTTGAGTGTTCGGCAATGAGCACAAAATATTTAGGCGAACAGTTTGATATTCACGGTGGCGGAATGGATTTGACTTTCCCGCACCACGAATGCGAAATTGCGCAAAATACAGCTTGCAGAGGCCAGGAGTCGGTGCGTTACTGGATGCACAATAACATGATTACCATTAATGGGCAAAAAATGGCGCGTTCGCTCGGTAACTTCATCACGTTGGATGAGCTGTTTACCGGAACGCACGAAATTCTCGAGCAGGCGTATTCCCCAATGACCATCCGTTTCTTTATTTTGCAGGCGCATTATCGTAGCACCATTGATTTTTCGAATGAGGCTTTACAGGCCTCAGAAAAAGGTTTGGAGCGTTTGATGGCTGCCTTGAAAACTTTGAGTGAATTAACTCCATCCGATGCGTCGACAGTTGATATTGTTTCGTTAAAAGAGAAATGTTTTGCTGCCTTAAGTGACGATTTAAACAGCCCGATTGCTATTGCTCACCTCTTTGACGGCGTAAAAATAATCAACTCGATAAAAGCTGGTAGCGAGAAAATATCAGCTGCAGATCTGGAGGATTTGAAAGCATTTTACAATGCAGTGGTTTTCGATATTCTTGGTTTGAAGGAGGAAGGTGAAACAGGAAGAGGAAACAACGAGGTGTTGGGTGGTGCTGTTGAATTACTTATTAACCTGCGAAAAGATGCCAAGGCCAATAAAGACTGGGGGACGGCCGATAAGATTCGCGACGAGCTAAATGCAATTGGCATTGAGCTAAAAGACACTAAAGATGGTGTAGAGTGGAGTGTAAAATAA
- a CDS encoding TraR/DksA C4-type zinc finger protein, which produces MGDKNRYSDEELMEFRAIILDKLEKAQEDYKMYKNSITQSDGNDISDTSPTFKVLEEGAATLSKEEAGKLAQRQLKFIQHLQAALIRIENKTYGICRETGKLIAKERLRAVPHATLSIDAKQGK; this is translated from the coding sequence ATGGGAGACAAAAATAGATATTCGGATGAAGAGTTGATGGAATTCAGAGCGATCATTCTTGATAAGCTTGAAAAGGCTCAGGAAGATTATAAAATGTACAAGAATTCAATCACTCAAAGCGATGGTAATGATATTTCTGATACCTCGCCAACATTTAAAGTATTGGAAGAGGGCGCCGCTACCCTTTCTAAAGAGGAAGCCGGGAAATTAGCTCAGCGTCAGTTAAAATTTATTCAGCACTTACAAGCTGCTCTTATTCGTATCGAAAATAAAACTTACGGTATCTGTCGCGAGACCGGTAAGTTGATCGCTAAAGAAAGATTGCGTGCAGTCCCTCATGCAACACTTAGTATTGATGCGAAACAAGGAAAATAA
- a CDS encoding BtpA/SgcQ family protein — protein MKVNKSIIGMVHVGALPGTPKNCLTIPEIIKAAISDAQKLEQGGVDAIMIENMHDRPYLNRKVGPEVVAAMTAIATKLRQVVSLPLGIQILAGANRQALAVAHTAGFDFIRAEGFVFGHLADEGMMNSDAAELLRYRKLIGADNVKIWTDIKKKHSSHAISADISISDMAKAAGFFLADGVIVTGNATGEEASVKDVQAVVEVVRLPVLIGSGITERNIADYWSYADAFIVGSYFKSDGDWQNEVEFERVRSFMSRVKHLQENC, from the coding sequence GTGAAAGTAAATAAATCGATAATCGGGATGGTGCATGTTGGAGCTTTGCCGGGCACTCCTAAAAATTGCCTTACCATACCGGAAATTATTAAGGCCGCTATCAGCGATGCGCAAAAGCTTGAGCAAGGTGGGGTTGATGCTATTATGATTGAGAATATGCACGACCGCCCCTATTTGAACCGCAAAGTTGGACCCGAGGTAGTGGCAGCAATGACAGCAATTGCTACAAAACTCAGGCAGGTGGTTTCGCTGCCATTGGGAATACAGATTTTGGCCGGAGCCAATAGGCAGGCGCTGGCCGTAGCTCATACTGCCGGTTTTGATTTTATCAGGGCCGAAGGATTTGTTTTCGGGCATTTGGCCGACGAAGGAATGATGAACAGCGATGCCGCTGAGCTTTTGCGCTACCGAAAACTGATTGGTGCCGACAACGTAAAAATATGGACTGATATAAAAAAGAAGCACTCTTCGCATGCCATTTCGGCCGATATTTCCATTTCTGATATGGCAAAAGCTGCCGGATTCTTTTTGGCCGACGGCGTTATTGTTACCGGAAATGCAACGGGCGAAGAAGCATCGGTAAAGGATGTGCAGGCTGTTGTTGAGGTGGTTAGGTTGCCGGTGCTGATTGGCTCTGGAATTACGGAGCGAAATATTGCCGATTATTGGTCGTATGCCGATGCTTTTATTGTGGGGTCGTATTTTAAATCCGACGGCGACTGGCAAAATGAAGTGGAATTTGAAAGAGTTCGTTCATTTATGAGCCGGGTAAAACATTTGCAAGAAAATTGCTAA
- a CDS encoding DUF1080 domain-containing protein, translating to MKNSYLLLACCAIIFLSCSTKKNLNTLTKQEIEDGWELLFDGKTSNNWKTFNAGAVTGWKVINGELHNSGDGSDHGGDIITKKQYTNFELYLEWKVAPESNSGVFYHVQEGLTNAIYESGPEYQLIDDKGWPDSLETWQHSAANYGMNAPKNAKVKPIDEWNTTRIIVNGPHVEHWLNGTKVVEYELWTDQWLKNKAISKWADAPNYGMAKSGHIGLQDHGGLTIFRNIKIREL from the coding sequence ATGAAGAATAGTTACCTTTTGCTCGCTTGCTGTGCAATAATTTTCCTTTCCTGTTCAACAAAAAAGAACCTAAACACCTTAACAAAACAAGAAATAGAGGACGGCTGGGAGTTGCTGTTCGACGGCAAAACCTCCAACAACTGGAAAACTTTTAACGCAGGTGCCGTAACCGGCTGGAAAGTGATTAACGGCGAATTGCATAACTCTGGTGATGGCTCCGATCATGGTGGCGACATTATCACTAAAAAACAATACACCAATTTTGAATTGTACCTGGAATGGAAAGTGGCACCAGAAAGTAACTCGGGTGTTTTTTACCACGTTCAGGAAGGGCTTACCAATGCCATTTACGAATCGGGGCCAGAATACCAGTTGATAGACGACAAAGGATGGCCTGACAGCCTGGAAACCTGGCAGCACTCAGCCGCCAATTACGGAATGAATGCACCGAAAAATGCCAAGGTAAAACCCATTGACGAGTGGAATACTACCCGAATAATTGTAAATGGCCCGCACGTTGAACACTGGCTCAACGGCACTAAAGTCGTAGAATATGAGCTATGGACCGACCAATGGCTGAAAAATAAAGCAATCAGTAAATGGGCAGACGCACCGAACTACGGCATGGCAAAATCGGGGCATATTGGACTGCAGGATCATGGAGGCCTTACTATATTTCGCAATATTAAAATCAGGGAATTATAG
- the ileS gene encoding isoleucine--tRNA ligase translates to MSNKFQEYKQLDLAQINKDVLARWEKDDTFHKSISTREGHETFVFYEGPPSANGMPGIHHVMARAIKDIFCRYKTMKGFRVHRKAGWDTHGLPVELSVEKALNITKDDIGKKITVEEYSDACRKEVMKYTREWEELTRKMGYWVNMDDPYVTYDNQYIESVWWLLKQIYNKGLLYKGYTIQPYSPAAGTGLSSHELNQPGCYRDVKDTTAIAQFKALRNERSEFLFEGVETDLYFLAWTTTPWTLPSNTALCVGPNINYVKVRSFNPYTGDPVTLILAKDLFSVYFNSKNAELAMEDYKLGDKKIPYEVLAEYTGEQLKGVQYEQLIDWVKPEGKAFEVITGDFVTIEDGTGIVHIAPTFGADDDRVAKQHGISPLIVIDTEGKRQALVDKKGRFYPTIDLDPEFVEKYVNTGSYHEFAGRPVKNEYDDKLDDDASTVDIDISVMLKQQNKAFKIEKHVHSYPHCWRTDKPVLYYPLDSWFIKSTAVKDKMVELNNTINWKPKSTGTGRFGNWLENLVDWNLSRSRFWGTPLPIWRTEDGSEEICIGSMEELMTEIDKAVAAGFMTENPFAEFKVGDYQKANYEKIDLHKSHVDNVILVSPSGQKMERESDLIDVWFDSGSMPFAQRHYPFEWKENFKDVFPADFIAEGVDQTRGWFFTLHAIATMIDESVAFKNIISNGLVLDKNGVKMSKRLGNAVDPFETIDKYGSDPLRWYMITNAQPWDNLKFDIEGVEEVKRKFFGTLYNTYNFFALYANVDGFKYAEEEITVEQRPEIDRWIISLLNSLIKEVGDSYENYEPTRAGRAISEFVTENLSNWFVRLSRKRYWGGEYSTDKISAYQTLYTCLEVVSKLMSPIAPFYADMLYNDLNKATGKAEDQSVHLVDFPAYAGELIDKDLEEKMAIAQKASSMILALRRKEKLKVRQPLGKIMVPVLNPHFREQFEAVSNIILAEVNVKEVEFLTDTAGVIKKKIKPNFKALGPKYGKMMKQIAGAVNQLDQNAISEFESNGEFELAVGDEKIMLSLDDVEIQTEDIPGWTVATEGQMTIALDINISEELKQEGIAREFINKIQNLRKDNDFEVTDRIKLRIAKHEAYNVAVENHKEYICAQTLADALELTDSANLANAKEVEIDKDVMAQIEIEKVS, encoded by the coding sequence ATGAGTAATAAATTTCAGGAATATAAGCAGTTAGATTTAGCACAGATAAATAAAGATGTTCTGGCGCGTTGGGAGAAAGACGATACTTTTCATAAAAGTATTTCAACCCGCGAAGGGCACGAAACATTTGTATTTTACGAAGGACCGCCATCGGCAAACGGAATGCCGGGTATTCACCATGTGATGGCGCGTGCCATTAAAGATATTTTTTGTCGTTATAAAACCATGAAAGGTTTCCGTGTGCACCGTAAGGCGGGCTGGGACACGCACGGTTTGCCGGTAGAGCTGAGCGTTGAAAAAGCGCTGAACATTACAAAAGACGATATTGGTAAAAAAATTACCGTTGAAGAATACAGCGACGCCTGCCGCAAAGAGGTGATGAAATACACCCGCGAGTGGGAAGAATTGACACGCAAAATGGGTTATTGGGTAAATATGGACGATCCGTATGTAACCTACGACAACCAGTATATTGAGTCGGTTTGGTGGTTGCTGAAACAAATTTACAACAAAGGCTTGTTGTACAAAGGCTACACTATTCAGCCCTACTCGCCGGCAGCCGGAACAGGTTTGAGCTCGCACGAGCTGAACCAGCCGGGATGTTACCGCGATGTAAAAGATACAACAGCCATTGCCCAGTTTAAAGCTTTAAGAAACGAGAGATCGGAATTCCTTTTTGAAGGAGTGGAAACCGATTTGTATTTCCTGGCCTGGACGACAACTCCATGGACACTGCCATCGAACACCGCACTGTGTGTGGGACCAAATATCAACTACGTAAAAGTTCGTTCGTTTAATCCGTACACCGGCGATCCGGTTACCTTGATTTTGGCGAAAGATCTGTTCTCTGTTTATTTCAACTCGAAAAATGCCGAGCTGGCAATGGAGGATTATAAGCTGGGTGACAAAAAAATACCATACGAAGTTTTGGCCGAATATACCGGCGAGCAGTTAAAAGGCGTTCAGTACGAACAGTTGATCGACTGGGTGAAACCCGAAGGAAAAGCTTTTGAAGTTATAACCGGCGATTTTGTAACCATTGAAGATGGTACCGGAATCGTTCACATTGCGCCTACTTTTGGTGCCGATGACGACCGCGTTGCTAAACAACACGGAATTTCGCCACTGATCGTAATTGACACCGAAGGAAAACGTCAGGCTTTGGTCGACAAAAAAGGGCGTTTTTATCCAACTATCGATCTCGATCCTGAGTTTGTTGAGAAGTATGTAAATACGGGAAGCTATCACGAATTTGCCGGCCGTCCGGTGAAAAACGAATACGACGACAAGCTGGATGACGATGCTTCAACTGTTGATATCGACATCTCGGTAATGCTGAAACAGCAGAACAAAGCATTCAAGATTGAGAAGCACGTTCACAGTTATCCACACTGCTGGCGCACCGACAAACCGGTGTTGTATTACCCGCTTGATTCGTGGTTTATAAAATCAACCGCCGTTAAAGACAAAATGGTGGAGCTGAACAATACCATTAATTGGAAACCAAAGTCAACCGGAACAGGACGTTTCGGAAACTGGCTGGAAAATCTGGTTGACTGGAACCTTAGTCGTTCGCGGTTCTGGGGAACACCTCTGCCAATCTGGAGAACTGAAGATGGTTCGGAAGAGATCTGTATCGGTTCGATGGAAGAACTGATGACAGAAATCGACAAAGCGGTTGCAGCCGGTTTTATGACGGAAAATCCATTTGCTGAATTTAAAGTTGGCGATTACCAAAAGGCCAACTACGAAAAGATTGATCTGCATAAATCACATGTCGATAATGTTATTTTGGTTTCGCCATCAGGACAAAAAATGGAGCGCGAATCCGACCTGATCGATGTTTGGTTCGATTCTGGTTCGATGCCTTTTGCTCAGCGTCATTATCCATTCGAGTGGAAAGAGAACTTTAAGGATGTATTCCCGGCAGATTTTATTGCCGAAGGTGTTGATCAAACCCGTGGATGGTTCTTCACTTTGCACGCCATTGCAACAATGATCGATGAGTCGGTAGCTTTCAAAAATATTATCTCAAACGGACTGGTGCTGGATAAAAACGGCGTTAAAATGTCGAAACGTCTGGGTAATGCTGTCGATCCGTTCGAGACTATTGATAAATACGGTTCAGACCCACTGCGCTGGTACATGATTACTAATGCGCAACCCTGGGATAACCTGAAATTTGATATCGAAGGTGTTGAAGAAGTAAAACGTAAGTTTTTCGGAACACTATATAATACCTACAATTTCTTTGCATTGTATGCCAATGTTGATGGTTTTAAATATGCCGAGGAAGAAATTACTGTTGAGCAGCGTCCGGAAATTGATCGCTGGATTATTTCGTTGCTGAACTCGCTGATAAAAGAAGTGGGCGATAGCTACGAGAATTATGAACCAACACGTGCCGGCCGTGCCATTTCGGAATTTGTAACCGAAAACCTGAGTAACTGGTTTGTGCGTTTAAGCCGCAAACGTTACTGGGGTGGAGAGTATTCTACTGATAAAATTTCAGCTTATCAAACACTGTACACTTGTTTGGAAGTGGTGTCGAAATTGATGTCGCCAATTGCGCCGTTTTATGCCGATATGCTTTACAACGATCTGAATAAAGCTACCGGTAAAGCCGAAGATCAGAGCGTGCACTTGGTTGATTTCCCTGCTTATGCAGGAGAATTGATCGACAAAGATCTGGAAGAAAAAATGGCCATTGCGCAAAAAGCTTCTTCTATGATTTTGGCCCTGCGTCGCAAAGAAAAACTGAAAGTACGCCAGCCGCTGGGTAAAATTATGGTGCCGGTATTAAATCCGCACTTTAGAGAACAATTCGAGGCCGTTTCAAATATCATTTTGGCAGAAGTAAACGTTAAAGAAGTTGAGTTCTTAACCGATACTGCCGGGGTGATTAAAAAGAAGATCAAGCCGAATTTTAAAGCGCTCGGTCCGAAATACGGTAAAATGATGAAACAAATTGCCGGAGCGGTAAATCAGCTCGATCAGAATGCAATTTCAGAATTTGAGAGCAACGGAGAATTTGAGTTGGCAGTGGGAGACGAAAAGATTATGCTGTCGCTTGATGATGTTGAAATTCAAACCGAAGATATTCCGGGATGGACGGTGGCTACCGAAGGACAAATGACTATCGCTTTGGATATCAATATTTCGGAAGAGCTGAAGCAAGAGGGAATTGCCCGTGAATTCATCAACAAAATACAGAACCTGCGAAAGGATAATGATTTTGAGGTAACCGATCGGATTAAGTTGCGTATTGCAAAGCACGAAGCGTATAATGTGGCGGTTGAAAACCACAAGGAATACATTTGTGCACAAACACTTGCCGATGCGCTGGAGCTGACGGATAGTGCTAATTTGGCCAATGCAAAAGAGGTGGAAATTGACAAAGATGTAATGGCGCAGATTGAGATTGAAAAGGTGAGTTAA
- a CDS encoding isoamylase early set domain-containing protein — protein MSIKKQYLKSKPECKVSFRVTKTDAPNADTVKILGEFNGWNKDVEPMKKLKSGDFTQTLNLETGKAYQFKYLIDNSVWENESEADSTAPTGIVEGEFNSVLDLN, from the coding sequence ATGAGTATTAAAAAACAATATTTAAAAAGTAAACCTGAGTGTAAAGTATCCTTTAGAGTAACAAAAACAGATGCACCAAATGCAGATACAGTTAAAATTCTGGGTGAATTTAATGGCTGGAACAAAGACGTTGAGCCAATGAAAAAACTGAAAAGCGGTGATTTTACACAAACGCTGAATCTTGAGACTGGGAAAGCCTATCAGTTTAAATATTTAATTGACAACTCGGTTTGGGAAAACGAAAGCGAAGCTGACAGCACTGCTCCCACCGGTATTGTTGAGGGCGAATTTAATTCGGTACTTGATTTGAATTAA